A region of Alosa alosa isolate M-15738 ecotype Scorff River chromosome 17, AALO_Geno_1.1, whole genome shotgun sequence DNA encodes the following proteins:
- the zdbf2 gene encoding DBF4-type zinc finger-containing protein 2, with product MPLEVGPSPSGKDNGQKDPPRKPEKASRASGEPTPGPSSAPQRQGYCSCCQVFYSSVEQHLMSPKHKEVVRTARSAVATGSLMDRFLQDVMRHHPHRYIDTRPTHADLPCLTTLPAPREELSEVYCGSKDDGASVGTREEMPSSDDESCPPAPTQKASLASKKDAPAATITSVKAADIPTTSTHGCLDSFKTHLNPPLSRKDSPTQGFLHRTSSTSLQTLSQSKSYSKHTTKVPTKLASAQPQSPADPLHSKDPSPEQPSTSQPQHRKANKKTNRRGEGDDSASGSLVGAQSSRVPTSKAPALSRPAFESTVLWAPAIPPWKAAHQERTFSDVSDQINQVINDVIDLHCYGRVPKQKKPDIADDDDDGEGSFRLSLHSMSNSAGSRGWDDTLQAALGTTKVDEKNLTGLMETHISLEDQKYKSQLDSALKPAQDTEEEIGETEATTVSRADVGADEVLPDLPHIPPSFVGKTWAQVMQEDDLKIDSLVKEFREGSFRCYFDTESLARYGKHRRRKTRRKTRDPQPQENVDTTATVDCTDVLPLMEHTEEDVVIEEQQQPLPVKEQTAQPQKRFYRLASRCQVVKVSHGTQTTGVSWPMVRRKTVEEIRASLDDAEPPQELGQVTDSANETPKMKTRLCALSLPASYSKVMSPLQPKTVVYVLSSPADTAPSLSKQPGKRRPGGGRKKKTCDLDSAYKYKYKRTPLKYYDPLTNRILKSPPKGVPSTPNPKYYPHVRQLFRSLSPDNNKERYAFELGSESWGSPRGWASSSVADLCASSAGSCLDSAGPSEPGSSLSSSRRALFSRSSMSSGSRFLLGTLTPAPSVADSAPMVPAGSQTSSRGKTSSAAAAAADQAGGPGQGRRKRRCGDKARSLTPAKNPASPPYKRRKKSAKPRAKGKGGGSLQRAVHPRKSPEGRTSPRGKAATRTSPRTTPRTRSRLRP from the exons ATGCCACTTGAAGTGGGACCGTCACCCTCTGGTAAAG ACAATGGACAGAAGGACCCACCACGCAAGCCGGAGAAGGCCAGCCG GGCAAGTGGAGAGCCCACCCCTGGCCCATCCAGTGCCCCCCAGAGACAGGGCTACTGCAGCTGCTGTCAAGTGTTCTACAGCAGTGTGGAGCAG CACCTGATGAGTCCGAAGCACAAGGAGGTAGTGCGGACTGCTCGGAGTGCTGTCGCCACAGGCAGCCTGATGGACAGGTTCCTGCAGGATGTCATGAGGCACCATCCCCATCGCTACATTGACACACG GCCGACCCATGCAGATCTGCCATGTCTGACCACCTTACCAGCCCCACGGGAGGAGCTTTCAGAGGTTTACTGTGGATCTAAGGATGACGGAGCGTCAGTTGGGACGCGAGAGGAGATGCCCAGCTCAGATGACGAATCCTGTCCTCCTGCACCCACGCAGAAGGCTTCGTTGGCTTCAAAGAAGGATGCGCCAGCGGCCACCATCACGTCCGTGAAGGCTGCGGATATTCCCACAACAAGTACGCACGGTTGCTTGGACAGCTTTAAGACTCATCTGAACCCACCGCTGTCCAGAAAGGACTCGCCCACACAAGGGTTTTTGCACAGGACTAGTAGCACTTCATTACAAACCCTCTCACAGTCAAAGTCCTACTCCAAGCACACCACAAAAGTACCTACAAAGTTAGCTAGCGCACAACCCCAATCACCCGCAGACCCTTTGCATTCAAAAGACCCATCGCCTGAACAGCCCAGTACATCTCAGCCTCAGCACCGAAAAGCTAACAAGAAGACCAACCGACGTGGGGAAGGGGATGACTCAGCCTCTGGCTCTCTAGTTGGAGCGCAATCTTCCAGGGTCCCCACGTCAAAAGCCCCCGCTCTCAGCAGACCAGCATTTGAGAGTACTGTCCTCTGGGCCCCAGCGATACCCCCTTGGAAAGCTGCCCATCAAGAGCGCACCTTCTCGGATGTCTCGGACCAGATAAACCAAGTGATCAACGACGTTATCGACCTCCATTGTTACGGGCGAGTCCCCAAGCAGAAGAAACCGGACATCGCCGACGATGACGACGACGGCGAGGGAAGCTTCCGTCTGAGCCTGCACTCCATGAGCAACTCGGCAGGAAGCAGGGGGTGGGACGACACGCTGCAGGCTGCCCTGGGCACCACAAAGGTGGACGAGAAGAACCTCACAGGCCTCATGGAGACCCACATCAGTCTGGAGGACCAGAAGTACAAGAGCCAGCTGGACTCTGCCCTGAAGCCGGCACAGGACACGGAGGAGGAGATTGGGGAGACCGAGGCAACAACGGTTAGCAGAGCAGACGTGGGTGCAGACGAGGTGCTGCCGGACCTCCCTCATATCCCGCCGTCGTTTGTTGGGAAGACTTGGGCCCAGGTGATGCAGGAGGATGACCTGAAGATCGACTCGCTGGTGAAGGAGTTCCGTGAGGGATCCTTCCGCTGCTACTTTGACACGGAGTCTCTGGCTCGCTACGGGAAACACCGGCGGAGAAAGACACGCAGGAAGACACGCGACCCTCAGCCCCAGGAGAATGTCGATACCACCGCCACAGTGGACTGCACTGATGTCCTCCCTCTCATGGAGCATACTGAGGAGGATGTTGTCAtcgaggagcagcagcagccattGCCAGTAAAGGAGCAGACAGCGCAGCCTCAAAAGCGCTTCTATCGCCTCGCGTCTCGCTGTCAGGTGGTCAAGGTCAGTCACGGGACTCAGACGACCGGCGTGAGCTGGCCCATGGTCCGTCGCAAAACAGTCGAAGAGATAAGAGCGTCGCTGGACGATGCCGAGCCTCCGCAGGAGTTGGGGCAAGTGACCGATTCTGCCAATGAAACGCCCAAAATGAAGACCAGGCTCTGTGCTCTAAGCCTGCCGGCCTCCTACAGTAAGGTGATGAGCCCGCTTCAGCCCAAAACGGTCGTTTACGTGCTCTCATCACCGGCGGACACTGCGCCGAGCCTCAGCAAGCAGCCGGGCAAGCGCAGGCCAGGCGGAGGAAGGAAGAAGAAGACGTGCGACCTGGACAGCGCCTACAAGTACAAATACAAACGGACTCCGCTGAAATACTACGACCCACTCACCAACCGGATTTTAAAGTCCCCACCGAAAGGCGTGCCCAGCACGCCCAACCCCAAATATTATCCACATGTGCGGCAGCTCTTCCGCAGCCTTAGTCCAGACAACAACAAAGAGCGCTACGCGTTCGAGTTGGGGAGCGAGTCCTGGGGGTCTCCGCGGGGCTGGGCCAGCAGCAGCGTGGCCGACCTCTGCGCGTCCAGCGCTGGTTCCTGCCTGGACAGCGCGGGGCCCTCGGAGCCCGGCTCCTCTCTGTCCAGCAGCCGCCGGGCCCTCTTCAGCCGCTCCTCCATGAGCAGCGGCAGCCGGTTCCTGCTGGGCACGCTGACCCCAGCGCCGTCGGTCGCCGACAGCGCCCCCATGGTCCCGGCGGGCTCCCAGACGAGCAGCCGTGGAAAGACGTCCTCCGctgcggcggcggcggcggacCAGGCTGGAGGTCCAGGGCAGGGCAGGCGGAAGAGGAGGTGTGGGGATAAGGCGAGATCTTTGACGCCAGCCAAGAATCCGGCCTCCCCTCCGTACAAGAGGAGGAAAAAATCAGCCAAGCCCAGGGCCaaagggaagggaggggggtcTCTGCAGCGGGCGGTGCATCCCCGTAAGTCGCCGGAGGGCAGGACGTCTCCCAGGGGCAAAGCTGCCACCAGGACTTCTCCGAGAACTACACCAAGAACCCGATCACGTTTGAGGCCCTAA
- the eef1b2 gene encoding elongation factor 1-beta: protein MGFGDLKSPAGLKVLNDFLADKSYIEGYVPSQADVAVFDALSGAPSADLCHALRWYNHIKSYQKEKGSLPGVKKALGQYGPAGVADTTSGGGNAGGDDEDDDIDLFGSDEEEESEETKRIKEERLAAYNAKKSKKPTLIAKSSILLDVKPWDDETDMVEMEKHVRTIQMDGLVWGQSKLVPVGYGIKKLQIGCVVEDDKVGTDQLEELITAFEDYVQSVDIAAFNKI from the exons ATGGGCTTCGGTGACCTGAAATCCCCAGCTGGACTTAAAGTCTTGAATGACTTTTTGGCCGACAAAAGTTACATCGAAGG GTATGTTCCCTCTCAAGCCGACGTCGCTGTGTTCGATGCTCTTTCTGGGGCCCCCTCAGCTGACCTCTGCCATGCTCTGCGTTGGTACAACCACATCAAGTCCTACCAGAAAGAGAAGGGCAG CCTCCCAGGAGTGAAGAAAGCCCTTGGTCAGTATGGACCAGCTGGTGTAGCAGACACGACCAGCGGAGGTGGAAATGCTGGTGGTGACGACGAAGATGATGACATTGATCTGTTTGGCTCTGATGAGGAGGAG GAAAGTGAAGAGACCAAGAGGATCAAGGAGGAGAGGCTGGCTGCCTACAATGCAAAGAAGTCCAAAA AGCCCACATTAATCGCCAAGTCTTCCATCTTGTTGGACGTCAAGCCCTGGGATGACGAGACGGACATGGTGGAAATGGAAAAGCATGTACGGACCATTCAGATGGACGGCCTTGTCTGGGGACAGT CCAAGCTTGTGCCAGTTGGATATGGCATCAAGAAGCTGCAAATCGGATGCGTGGTTGAGGATGACAAAGTGGGCACAGACCAGCTGGAGGAGCTGATAACTGCTTTTGAGGACTATGTGCAGTCTGTGGATATTGCTGCCTTCAACAAAATTTAA